The bacterium DNA segment TAAAAAAAATCTAAAATTAGAGACCGTTTTGGAATTACCTCTATGTAATTTATTTATAAAAAATGAGGTTTTTAAATCCGTTGGTAAATTTAAAGAAAATACATTAACAGCAGAAGATGCTGATTTTTGTTTTAGGGCAAAAAAACTTGGAATTGATACAAAATATTCTTCAGAAATAGTTGTTTATCACAAAAGAAGGCCTATATTTCTGCCTTATTTAAATCAAATTTTTCAGTATGCATTTGATAAAGGATATAGAATTAAAAAAAATTTTGTTCCAAAATATCTATATTATTTTTTACCATCATTTTTTTTAATTTTTTTGTTAATTGGCTTGTATTCTTTAATTTTTTTTAAAAATTTTTTATTTTTTTATTGCTTCTTTATATCTTTATATTTTTTTCTCGTTTTTATTTCGTGTTTAATAAATTGGAAATATCTTTTTTATATATTTAGTGGGATTATTTTAACCCATTTAGTTTACGGAAGTGGTTTTATAATTGGATTATTTTCAAAAAGAGAAAATGAAAATTAAAGAATTCGTAGTTTTATTTATAATTTCATCTATTTCCTATTTTTGTGGATTGAATTGGGGGTTACCATCTAAAAGTTTAAATAAACTATATTTTAATGATATAGAAACAATAGAAAAACATATAGAACAAATAAAAAAATATCCTATTGAAAAAATTTATAAAGGAATGGGGCCATATCTTGCAAAATATCCAGAAGTAGAAAAAGAAAAATTACCTCGTTTTTATTACAATCCTATTAGAAGTTATCATCCAGATGAGTATTATGTAATAAAAAGTTTTTCTTCTATGAAACCAGAAAAATTTGATTTTAATCCTCATGCTTATTCAATCGGTGGTGCTTATTTATATCTTGTAGGCCTATTCCTTTTTTTATTTTCCAAATTAAATTTTGTTGTGCTTTCAAAAGATATATGTTTTTATTTCTTACATCCAGAAGAAATTGGTAAATTTTATATTATTGGAAGAGCAATCACTGCTATTTATGGAATTGGCATTATACTTTTAAGTTATTTATTATGTAAAAAATTTTTTAAGGATGGATTGAAAAGTTTTTTAATTTGTCTTTTAATTTTATTTTCTCCCTTAATAATTTTAAATTCTCACTATATGTATGTTGATATTCCAGGTTTATTCTGGATAACTGCCTGTTTATTCATAACAAGCAATTCCATAGAAAAATTCTCATTTAAAAATGTATTCTTAGCAGGTATTTTTGCAGGACTTGCATGTGGTACAAAAATTACTTTTGTTGTATCAATAGTAATTCCATTACTTGGAATTTTTATTATTTTTAAAAATCCTAAGGATATTGTAAAAAATTTCTTATTAGTTGTTATATGCTTTATTTTTTCTTTTTTTATAACCAATCCATATTTTTTCTTAACTTTTCCTGAACCCTTAATTGAATTAGAACAGCACACTGGACTTTCTTTTAATGGGAAATTTTACTTTTTAAGTTTAAAATATGGTTTAGGGTTTCCACTTCTTATTTTTGCTTTAACTGGAACTTTGTTGAGTATTTTTTTTATTAAAGAAAGAAGTGATCTTGAGAAAAAATTATTATTTTTACTTTTTAGTTGGACAGTTTTCTTCTTTATTTTTATTTCTATTTTCTCAAAGAATTTTGCAAGATACATTTTACCTTTAGTCCCTTCTTTTATTATTCTTGGAGGATATGGATGGTTTTTGACATTAACTAAAACAAAAAAAATTTTAAAATTTCTGATTTCTTTATGGATTATTTTTGTTATATTATTTACTTTTTTTTATGGGATGAGTTATGAGATGTTATTTATACAAAAAAATATAAGAACAGAAGCAGGTGAATGGATAAAGGAAAATATTCCTGCTGGAAGTAGTATTGGAGTTACAGAAGTTCCATGGCAATTTCAGATGCCACCTTTTGATTATTTCAAATACAATCTTATTGTTACAGGATATGATTTCAACAAATTAAAAAAAGAAAAGCCAGAATATTTTATAATCTCTTCATTTCAAGCACCTATTCCACCATTTCCATTAAAATTACAGATAGAAAAAAATAGTTTTTGGAATGAATTTATAAATTCATCTATCTATAAAGAAGAGAAAAAATTTCAAAAATTTCCTTCGTTTCTATCTTTTAAATTCCAATTTAATGAATTACCTGAAGATTTAATTTATTTAAACCCAACAATTGTAATTTTTAAATATAAAAATGAGACCTTTTAAATTCAATTTACCAAAAGAATTGATTTCTCAATATCCATTAAAAGAGAGAGAGAAAGCAAAGTTAATGGTAGTAAATAGAAAAAATGGAAAAATAATTCATGACATATTTGAAAATATTGATAAATACATGAGTGAAGAAGATGTTCTTGTTTTAAATAACACAAAAGTTATTCCAGCAAGATTATTATGTAGAAAAGAAACGGGTGGGAAAATTGAAATTTTTCTTCTTAAAAAAATAGAAAAAAATAAGTGGAATGTTCTGGTAGGTGGAAAAGGAAAAATAGGTAGTAAATTTTATAAAGAAGACATTGCAGGGAAAATTATTGAAAAAAAAGCAGATGGCAGTTTTATTGTTGAATTTAATATTGAAGATGAAAATGAAATTAAAAAATATGGGGAAGTTCCACTTCCTCCATATATTAAAAGAAAAGCAGAAGAAATTGACAAAATTTATTATCAGACAGTTTATGCTGAAAAAGATGGTTCAATTGCTGCCCCTACTGCTGGATTACATTTCACAGAACAACTCCTTGAAAAAATTCAAAAAAAAGGTATAAAGGTTGTTTATATTACACTTCATATGGGATGGCATTCAATAAAAGTTTTTAAGGAAGATAATACAGAAAAAAATGTTTCAACAGAATTTTTTGAAATTTCTCAACAAACAGCAGAGATACTAAATAAATCAAAAAAAAACAAAAAAAATATAATTGCCATTGGGACAGGGACTGTGAGATGTTTAGAAAGTTCAGTAGAAAATGGAATTATAATAAGGAAAAAGGGCTTTACTGAACTATTTATTAAACCTGGTTATAAATTTAAAGTTGTAGATAAACTCATTACAAATTTTCATCTTCCTGATTCAACGCATCTTTATTTAGTAAGTGCTTTTACAGGTCTTGATTTAATAGAAAAAGCATATAATATTGCAGTAGAAAAAAAATATAGATTTTATTCTTATGGTGATAGTATGTTCATCATCTAAAAGTAGAGAGTAACAAGATTGAGAAAGATAAATTCACGGTATCTTGCGGATAGAAAGCAAGGAAAATAGATTTTCTCTTTGTAAAAGAGGTTTTCCCCTTTAACAAACCGACTAGGGAAGCAAGTGGTAGCAAAGCAGAGTTGGTGCTTGTTTCCCCTCTTTATAAAAGAGGGGCAAGGGGAGATTTTCAACAAGCACAACGGAAGTCAGAAAGGATTTCGGGGAGATTTTTAAATCCATCCCATCCTTCCCTTATTAATGTAAGGAGTAAGTTCTCCCTTTATAAAAGGGAGATTAAGAGGGATTTAATAGGGGGTTCCAAGTCCAAAGGATCCTTCGGACACAATGGGAGTTAGAGGGAATCTCTTACTTAAATTAAAAAGAAGAGGAGAAATATGTTTGAGTTTAAAATTATAAACAAAGATAAAAAAACAAGAGCAAGAGTTGGAGAATTTTTAACTGAGTATGGGAAAGTTGAAACACCAAATTTTATGCCAGTCGCTACATTAGGGAGCGTTAAAACACTTACTTCTGAAGATTTAATTAATATGGGAGTAGATATTTTAATTTCAAATGCCTATCATCTTTATTTAAAACCGGGTATAGATATTATTAAAAAAAGTGGATGTATACATAAATTTATAAATTGGAATAAATCAATTATAACTGATAGTGGTGGATTTCAAATATTCAGTTTAGAAAATGTAAAAATTACAGAAGATGGTGTTATTTTTAAATCAAAATTAGATGGTTCAACTCATTTTATAACTCCTGAAAAATCAATTGAAATTCAAAATAAAATCGGTGCAGATATTATAATGAGTTTTGATTATTGCCCTAAAAATTGGAATGATTATGGAGAAGTTGAAAAAAGTGTTAATTATACAATTAAATGGGCAGAAAGATGTAAAAAATATCACAAAAACAAAGAACAAACATTATTTGGAATTATTCAGGGAGGAGTTCATAATGACCTGAGGGAAAAATGCATAAATAAACTTGAAATCTTAAATTTTGATGGATATGGAATTGGAGGATTATGCCTTGGAGAACCAGAGGAAAAGACATTTGAAATTGCAGATTTTATTTCAAAAAAAGTAAATGATAATAAACTAAAATATTTTATGGGTATAGGAATGCCATTACAAATCCTTAATTTAGTTGAAATGGGATATGACCTTTTTGATTGTGGAATGATAACTCATATTGCAAGAACCGGCTCAACAATTACTTCAAGAGGGAAAATAAATATAAAGGGGGGAAAGTACAAAGATGATTTTATACCTCTTGACCCTGAATGCGATTGTTTTGTTTGCAAAAATTATACAAGAGCATACATAAGACATCTTATAAATTCTAAAGAAATTACTGGTTTAAGATTAAACTCATATCATAATGTTTATTTTATAATAAATCTCTTAAAAAATATTAGAAAGAGTATAAAAGAAGGTAAATTTAGTGATTTTAAAGAAAAATTTGAAAAAAAATATAAAGAAAAAAATTGACATTTCTTTTATAATATAATACATTATTACTATATTGATAAATAGAATTAACTTTTAGTACTAAAAATAAGGAGGAATTATGAAATTTTTAATGTTAGCACAGGCACAGCAACAATCTACACCATCTTTATTAGGTGCTTTATTACCACTAATTTTAATATTCTTTGTTTTTTATTTTCTGCTTATATTACCGCAACAAAAAAAACAAAAACTACATAAAAAAATGTTAGATGATTTAAAAGAAGGAGATAAAATTGTTACTGTTGGAGGATTAATTGGAGTTGTTTCAAAAATAAAAGATAATATTGTAACAATTGATTGTGGTAATGGGGTAAAAGTTGATTTTTTAAGAAACGCTATTTCACAGGTAATTAAACCACAGAATGATAATAAGTAAGACAGGATATTTTGAAGTTTTTAATGGATGTGCAGGAGATATGATTGTCGGATGTCTAATTGATGCAGGAGTTAATCCATCAATTCTAAAAAATGAACTGCAAAAAATCCCTATTTCTAACTACACAATAAAAATAAAAAAAGTAAAAAGAAAGACAAATTCTTCCCATTTTATATCTGCAACACAATTTATTGTTATTTTAAAAGAAAAAGAGAATCAAAGAAAATATACTGAAATTGTCAATTTAATAGAGAAAAGTTCACTTTCAGATGATATAAAAAGGAAAACCTTAAAAATTTTTAATATTCTTGCAATAAGTGAAAGTAAAGTTCATAAAGAAAAAATTGATAATGTACATTTTCATCAAATAGGACAAACAGATGCTATTATTGAAATTGCAAGTGCAGTAATAGGACTGAAATTACTGAATATAGAAAGTGTTTATTCAAGTTCAATAGGAATTTCAATGCCATCTCCTGCTACACTTGAAATTCTAAAAGGACTTCCCGTTTTAATAAAACATATTCCTTATGAAATTTCTACTCCAACTGGTGTTTCAATTTTAAAAGGATTATGTAAATTCCATGAAATAGATGAAAAAATTTCAATAGAAGGATATGGATATGGCACAGGAACAAGTGAGACACTGCCTTCCGATATAATGAAGTTCATATATGGAAAAGAAATTGACAAAAAAAAAGAAGAAATTTACATCATTGAAACAAATATTGATGATATGAACCCTGTAATATTTGAGTATTTATACGAAAAACTTTTTCAGGCAGGGGCAACCGATGTTTCTGTTTTTACAGGTATTGGGAAAAAAAATAGGCCTGTTTTTAACCTTCAAATTATGGTAAATGAAGAAAATTTTGAAAAAGTGAAAGAAATTATATTTTCTGAAACAACAACAATTGGATTTAGATACCAAAAAGAAGATAGAATAATTCTTCAAAGAAAAATTAAAGAAATAAAAACAAAATGGGGTTCTGTAAAGATTAAGATAAGTTTTTATGGTGGTAAAATTTATAATATTTCTCCTGAATATGATGATTGTAAAAAAATATCCAAAAAATTCAAAATACCTTTAAAAAATGTTATAACAGAAGTGAATAATTTATCAAAAAATATCTCTATGTGATATAATGTAAAACCTCAACAAAAGGCACAAAGAAAAATATATAAATTTAAAATTAAAAGAAGAAAGTGTAAAATTATAACTTAAAATTTAAAAAGTTTTTGGTTTTTTGTATTTCATTCGCCAAAAAACGAGGCGGATGCTAAAATACGCGCTTTTCGCTTTACATTTTGCGTTCTTAATAACTATTGAAATACAAAAAAGATTTTACCATAAGAAAAATGTTTGTCGGAACAATAAAAATTGAACTTTTAATTCCGGGATGCAAAAGTTTGAAAGATAAGAGAAACATTATAAATTCAATTAAAAACAGGATAAAAACAAAATATAATGTTTCAATTGTTGAAGTTGACTTCTATGAAAAATGGCAAAGAGCAGCAATTGGTGTTTCATTTGTAAATGGTGAAGCAAAATCAACAGAAATTCTATGTCAGAAAATACTTGATTTATTTTTTGATAATAATGATTTTATTGTATTAAATAACAAAAATTCTATTATTTCTATAGAAGACTGAGAAAGAATGGAAAAACAATACAACCCAAAAGCAATAGAAGAAAAAATTTATAATATATGGGAATATAATAATTTTTTCCATTGCGAAGCAGATAAGAAAAAGAAAAAATATGTTATAGTTATTCCTCCACCAAATATAACTGGATTTTTACATATGGGACATGCTTTAAATAATACAATTCAGGATATATTGATAAGATGGAAAAGAATGGAGGGCTATAATGCCTTGTGGGTTCCTGGAACTGACCATGCAGGAATAGCAACACAAAATGTAGTTGAAAGAAAACTTTTAAAGGAAGGAAAAAAAAGGCAGGATATTGGAAGAGAAAAATTTATTGAAGAAGTATGGAAATGGAAAGAAGAATATGGTTTACGAATTATTGACCAGTTGAAAAAATTAGGTGCATCTTGTGATTGGAACAGGTTAAGATTTACAATGGATGAAAATTTATCAAAGGCAGTAAAATATGCTTTTTACCAACTTTATAAAAAGGAACTTATTTATAGAGGAAGAAAAATTATAAACTGGTGTCCAAGATGCACAACTGCCCTTTCAGACGAAGAAGTTGAATATAAAGAAATTCCTTCTTTTCTCTATTATATAAAATATCCTCTAATTGAAGGCGATTTTATTGAAGTTGCAACTACAAGGCCAGAAACAATGCTTGGAGATACAGCAGTTGCAGTTAATCCTCTTGATAAAAGGTATAAAAACCTTATAGGGAAAAAAGTAAAACTTCCATTTGTTGATAGAGTAATACCAATTATTGCTGATGAAAAAGTTGAAGTAAAATTTGGAACAGGGGCAGTGAAAGTTACACCTGCCCATGACCCGACTGATTTTGAAATAGGGCAAAGAAATAAATTACCCTTTGTAATTGTTATAGATGAAGAAGGAAAAATGAACGAAGAAGCAAAACAATTTAATGGTATAGATAGATTTCTTGCAAGAGAAAAAATTATTGAGCAACTTAAAAATAATGGTTTGGTAAGTAAAATAGAACCATATATCCATAGAGTTGGACATTGTTATAGATGTTTAACCCCGATAGAACCATATATTTCAACTCAGTGGTTTGTAAATATGAAACCACTTTCAAAACCCGCAATTGAGGTTGCATTGGAAAAAAAACTAAAATTTTATCCAGAAAAATGGGAAAAAATTTATCTTAACTGGCTTTATAATATTAAAGACTGGTGCATAAGCAGACAAATATGGTGGGGACATAGAATACCCATCTGGTATTGTGAAAATAAAGATTGTCCACCTATTGTCTCTATTGAAGATAATGTTAAAAAATGCCCTAATTGTGGAAGTGAAAATATAAAGCAAGATGAAGATGTTTTAGATACATGGTTTTCATCATGGTTATGGCCATTTTCTGTTTTTAATTGGCCTGAAAAGACAGACGATATTGATGTTTTTTATCCAACTGATACTCTTGTAACTGCACAGGAAATACTTTTCTTCTGGGTTGCAAGGATGGTAATGGCTGGAATGGAATTTATGAAAGAAATACCTTTTGAAAATGTTTTTATACATGGAACAGTAAGAGATGAAACAGGGAAAAAAATGAGCAAATCATTGGGAAATGCCATAGACCCTGTTGATATAATTGAAAATTATGGTGCAGATAGTTTAAGATTTAGTTTAATTTCAATGACATCTTTTGGACAGGATGTATATCTTTCTCCAACTTTTTATTTAAAAGGAAGAAATTTTATGAATAAAATCTGGAATGCAGGAAGATATATCATAACAATAAATGAAGAAATGGGAACAAATGATATAAAAATTTATGAAAATATTGATTTTAATAACTTGAAATTTCCAGAAAAATGGCTCATTTTAAATCTTAATGAAACAGTAAAAAATGTTACTTCCCTATTGGATAAATTTCATTTTAACGAAAGTATAAATTATTTATATGATTTTTTCTGGCATACATTCTGTGATTGGTATATTGAAATAAGTAAAATATATAAAAAAGAAAATGATTATTTTAAAAATGTTGTTATTCCTATCTTGAATAAATCCCTTATTATTTCATTGAAACTTTTACATCCATATATACCATTTATAACCGAACAGATATGGTTATCTCTTAAAAAATACATTTCTGACCTTGAATCTGACTATATAATTATTAGTAAATGGCCTGTTGTTGAAAATTATAGAGACGATGACACAATTGAAAAAATGAACAGGATAATTGAAATTATTACAAATATAAGGACTATAAAAACAAAAATAAAAGTTCCTGTCACAAAAATTATTGATTGTTATATAGAAGGAGAAATAGATGATATTGAAAAAGAAATAGTTGAATCACTCGGAAAGGTAAAAATTAAAGAAAAACAGGACATTATGAAAAATAAAAATTATCTTCTAAAAAATCTTTCATCAGGTGGACTTTTTATATCAATTGAAGGTATAATAGATATCCCTGAAGAAATTAAAAAGTTAGAGGGAAAAAAGAAAGAATTTGAGATATTACTTGAAAAAACAGAGAAAACATTATCAA contains these protein-coding regions:
- the queA gene encoding tRNA preQ1(34) S-adenosylmethionine ribosyltransferase-isomerase QueA, with the translated sequence MKMRPFKFNLPKELISQYPLKEREKAKLMVVNRKNGKIIHDIFENIDKYMSEEDVLVLNNTKVIPARLLCRKETGGKIEIFLLKKIEKNKWNVLVGGKGKIGSKFYKEDIAGKIIEKKADGSFIVEFNIEDENEIKKYGEVPLPPYIKRKAEEIDKIYYQTVYAEKDGSIAAPTAGLHFTEQLLEKIQKKGIKVVYITLHMGWHSIKVFKEDNTEKNVSTEFFEISQQTAEILNKSKKNKKNIIAIGTGTVRCLESSVENGIIIRKKGFTELFIKPGYKFKVVDKLITNFHLPDSTHLYLVSAFTGLDLIEKAYNIAVEKKYRFYSYGDSMFII
- the yajC gene encoding preprotein translocase subunit YajC, whose protein sequence is MKFLMLAQAQQQSTPSLLGALLPLILIFFVFYFLLILPQQKKQKLHKKMLDDLKEGDKIVTVGGLIGVVSKIKDNIVTIDCGNGVKVDFLRNAISQVIKPQNDNK
- a CDS encoding glycosyltransferase family 39 protein; its protein translation is MKIKEFVVLFIISSISYFCGLNWGLPSKSLNKLYFNDIETIEKHIEQIKKYPIEKIYKGMGPYLAKYPEVEKEKLPRFYYNPIRSYHPDEYYVIKSFSSMKPEKFDFNPHAYSIGGAYLYLVGLFLFLFSKLNFVVLSKDICFYFLHPEEIGKFYIIGRAITAIYGIGIILLSYLLCKKFFKDGLKSFLICLLILFSPLIILNSHYMYVDIPGLFWITACLFITSNSIEKFSFKNVFLAGIFAGLACGTKITFVVSIVIPLLGIFIIFKNPKDIVKNFLLVVICFIFSFFITNPYFFLTFPEPLIELEQHTGLSFNGKFYFLSLKYGLGFPLLIFALTGTLLSIFFIKERSDLEKKLLFLLFSWTVFFFIFISIFSKNFARYILPLVPSFIILGGYGWFLTLTKTKKILKFLISLWIIFVILFTFFYGMSYEMLFIQKNIRTEAGEWIKENIPAGSSIGVTEVPWQFQMPPFDYFKYNLIVTGYDFNKLKKEKPEYFIISSFQAPIPPFPLKLQIEKNSFWNEFINSSIYKEEKKFQKFPSFLSFKFQFNELPEDLIYLNPTIVIFKYKNETF
- the larC gene encoding nickel pincer cofactor biosynthesis protein LarC; translation: MIISKTGYFEVFNGCAGDMIVGCLIDAGVNPSILKNELQKIPISNYTIKIKKVKRKTNSSHFISATQFIVILKEKENQRKYTEIVNLIEKSSLSDDIKRKTLKIFNILAISESKVHKEKIDNVHFHQIGQTDAIIEIASAVIGLKLLNIESVYSSSIGISMPSPATLEILKGLPVLIKHIPYEISTPTGVSILKGLCKFHEIDEKISIEGYGYGTGTSETLPSDIMKFIYGKEIDKKKEEIYIIETNIDDMNPVIFEYLYEKLFQAGATDVSVFTGIGKKNRPVFNLQIMVNEENFEKVKEIIFSETTTIGFRYQKEDRIILQRKIKEIKTKWGSVKIKISFYGGKIYNISPEYDDCKKISKKFKIPLKNVITEVNNLSKNISM
- a CDS encoding valine--tRNA ligase; translation: MEKQYNPKAIEEKIYNIWEYNNFFHCEADKKKKKYVIVIPPPNITGFLHMGHALNNTIQDILIRWKRMEGYNALWVPGTDHAGIATQNVVERKLLKEGKKRQDIGREKFIEEVWKWKEEYGLRIIDQLKKLGASCDWNRLRFTMDENLSKAVKYAFYQLYKKELIYRGRKIINWCPRCTTALSDEEVEYKEIPSFLYYIKYPLIEGDFIEVATTRPETMLGDTAVAVNPLDKRYKNLIGKKVKLPFVDRVIPIIADEKVEVKFGTGAVKVTPAHDPTDFEIGQRNKLPFVIVIDEEGKMNEEAKQFNGIDRFLAREKIIEQLKNNGLVSKIEPYIHRVGHCYRCLTPIEPYISTQWFVNMKPLSKPAIEVALEKKLKFYPEKWEKIYLNWLYNIKDWCISRQIWWGHRIPIWYCENKDCPPIVSIEDNVKKCPNCGSENIKQDEDVLDTWFSSWLWPFSVFNWPEKTDDIDVFYPTDTLVTAQEILFFWVARMVMAGMEFMKEIPFENVFIHGTVRDETGKKMSKSLGNAIDPVDIIENYGADSLRFSLISMTSFGQDVYLSPTFYLKGRNFMNKIWNAGRYIITINEEMGTNDIKIYENIDFNNLKFPEKWLILNLNETVKNVTSLLDKFHFNESINYLYDFFWHTFCDWYIEISKIYKKENDYFKNVVIPILNKSLIISLKLLHPYIPFITEQIWLSLKKYISDLESDYIIISKWPVVENYRDDDTIEKMNRIIEIITNIRTIKTKIKVPVTKIIDCYIEGEIDDIEKEIVESLGKVKIKEKQDIMKNKNYLLKNLSSGGLFISIEGIIDIPEEIKKLEGKKKEFEILLEKTEKTLSNKQFLEKAKKEVIEKTINNKKDLEEKIENIKKDIEFFKGQIE
- a CDS encoding glycosyltransferase, with product MKTYFVIIIPCKGYNEYLNKTIKGCLNQTFKDFKIYLLPDNNFENNIFKNDKIVIKSTGNYFPGKKRNIGIEISEAEVYAFIDSDAIPERVWLEKAYNYLKDEKIKIIGGPNLTPAESNLREKISGILLSNFLVTGKFSIRYKKNLKLETVLELPLCNLFIKNEVFKSVGKFKENTLTAEDADFCFRAKKLGIDTKYSSEIVVYHKRRPIFLPYLNQIFQYAFDKGYRIKKNFVPKYLYYFLPSFFLIFLLIGLYSLIFFKNFLFFYCFFISLYFFLVFISCLINWKYLFYIFSGIILTHLVYGSGFIIGLFSKRENEN
- the tgt gene encoding tRNA guanosine(34) transglycosylase Tgt, encoding MFEFKIINKDKKTRARVGEFLTEYGKVETPNFMPVATLGSVKTLTSEDLINMGVDILISNAYHLYLKPGIDIIKKSGCIHKFINWNKSIITDSGGFQIFSLENVKITEDGVIFKSKLDGSTHFITPEKSIEIQNKIGADIIMSFDYCPKNWNDYGEVEKSVNYTIKWAERCKKYHKNKEQTLFGIIQGGVHNDLREKCINKLEILNFDGYGIGGLCLGEPEEKTFEIADFISKKVNDNKLKYFMGIGMPLQILNLVEMGYDLFDCGMITHIARTGSTITSRGKINIKGGKYKDDFIPLDPECDCFVCKNYTRAYIRHLINSKEITGLRLNSYHNVYFIINLLKNIRKSIKEGKFSDFKEKFEKKYKEKN
- a CDS encoding DUF503 domain-containing protein, translated to MKYKKDFTIRKMFVGTIKIELLIPGCKSLKDKRNIINSIKNRIKTKYNVSIVEVDFYEKWQRAAIGVSFVNGEAKSTEILCQKILDLFFDNNDFIVLNNKNSIISIED